A single Anopheles arabiensis isolate DONGOLA chromosome X, AaraD3, whole genome shotgun sequence DNA region contains:
- the LOC120906818 gene encoding uncharacterized protein LOC120906818 isoform X1, which produces MKSRLLGLVCLVMLAINPVQSSPVKQTINGNKILLGAKECTWGPSYWCSNIENAKTCAAVSHCIQTVWEKQHYPVDNDEICNICLDMVKQARDQLESNETQADLKAVFEGSCNLIPIKLVKKECRKLADDFIPELVEALASQMNPNAVCSVAGLCNNAAIDKLLEEMIVLNPEQEVQGIEANEREPAVTGDTFNCDECHTISNLIQKRFRSTDRDSVLESILQICGKMSSYSDACSNIVLTYFGVMYEHLERNLKVEGVCHLSGVCAAQFHLHENNKRKDLIEARSMGDVGILRVAGDDVPCKLCEQLVDHLRDVLIANTTELEFKEVLEGLCNQTKSFADECHSLVEQYYREIYETLVNNLNSNDACFIIGICPKEDGVVSNGIVMPLLSVAVADRHERTEMYKRMNRPLLGHNELILSASEVQQAQLPIDRIMSAPSGLNLIENGKFCTLCEYFMHFVQEALSEPANEDEIKKVIEVTCNRLPSSIRGECHNFVDVYGDAVIALLIQSIDPRQICPTLKMCPTASLDVEIFAPAPVEVSITARGDKDKPTCPLCLFAVSQLEESVKTDRSKENIKSALNKLCTHLSPKLRLECNDFVDTYTAELVEMLASDFTPQEICVFLKLCVDQRPDLSLLGMELDYEKRSSHQKSDILVSSSGDIETNEIPDITVNGEITIDHTLMSSSPECLVCQEMVKEVEKRVQNKKSKEQIKQALEHACDRLRKYKTKCEKYIDQHSDQIIDLVMKQLSPKEICNALGFCIPAQEIIDDLVIDEALFEYFGEDGVIKFTKDFLISSKRVDTGLEKNQPAQCAICEFIMVKLESELADNKTRTEIENAVRTVCDKMPGTITKQCDKLIDQYGEFIIKFLQTLPPKAICTQLDLCKEQLSRLKQSELEIVKCAVCHGVVKNLYELMANDDIKGHVMNNVNSVCNSLQGDYFTLCEKLFTMYGMNMMYQLKHSVRKEYVCININMCSKSTLLTLPEFASDEHAVDQSFKARVENEETMLVRIN; this is translated from the exons ATGAAGTCTCGTTTGCTGGGGCTTGTTTGCCTTGTTATGCTGG CAATAAATCCCGTGCAATCTTCACccgtaaaacaaacaattaacgGCAACAAAATTCTGTTAGGTGCTAAGGAATGCACTTGGGGGCCATCTTACTGGTGTTCTAATATCGA GAATGCTAAGACATGTGCCGCTGTATCACACTGTATTCAAACAGTTTGGGAAAAGCAGCACTATCCGGTGGATAATGATGAGATCTGCAACATTTGTCTGGACATGGTGAAGCAGGCACGTGATCAACTGGAGAGCAATGAAACGCAGGCCGATTTAAAAGCCGTCTTCGAAGGTTCCTGCAACTTGATTCCGATAAAGTTAGTGAAAAAAGAATGTCGCAAATTAGCTGACGATTTTATACCCGAGTTAGTGGAGGCTCTCGCTTCGCAAATGAATCCAAACGCTGTATGCAGCGTAGCTGGGCTATGTAACAATGCCGCCATTGATAAACTATTAGAAGAGATGATAGTATTAAACCCTGAACAGGAAGTACAAGGCATTGAAGCGAATGAGAGGGAACCTGCAGTAACTGGTGATACTTTCAACTGCGACGAGTGCCATACGATTTCCAACCTAATTCAAAAACGCTTCCGTTCGACTGATCGGGATAGCGTTTTGGAGAGTATACTACAAATCTGCGGCAAAATGTCATCATATTCGGATGCTTGCTCGAACATTGTGCTGACATACTTTGGGGTGATGTATGAGCATTTGGAACGTAATTTAAAAGTAGAAGGCGTGTGTCATCTTAGTGGAGTTTGCGCAGCGCAGTTCCATCTACATGAAAATAACAAACGAAAAGATCTGATTGAGGCGAGATCAATGGGAGATGTCGGTATACTACGAGTGGCTGGCGACGATGTTCCGTGCAAACTATGTGAGCAATTGGTGGATCATTTGCGCGATGTTTTGATTGCGAATACGACTGAGTTAGAGTTTAAAGAGGTATTGGAGGGTCTGTGTAATCAGACCAAGAGTTTTGCCGATGAATGCCATAGTCTTGTTGAACAATACTATCGTGAAATCTATGAGACCTTGGTGAACAATCTGAATAGCAACGATGCGTGTTTCATAATTGGTATCTGTCCGAAGGAAGACGGTGTGGTCAGTAATGGCATAGTCATGCCTTTGTTATCGGTGGCAGTTGCGGATCGACATGAACGGACCGAGATGTACAAACGAATGAATCGCCCATTGCTAGGACATAACGAACTTATACTGTCGGCATCAGAAGTGCAGCAGGCTCAGCTACCGATTGATCGTATTATGAGTGCACCTAGCGGCCTAAACTTGATCGAGAACGGCAAATTCTGCACATTGTGCGAGTACTTTATGCATTTCGTACAGGAAGCATTAAGCGAACCAGCAAATGaggatgaaattaaaaaagtaATCGAAGTCACATGTAATCGATTGCCGTCGTCTATTCGCGGTGAATGCCATAACTTTGTAGATGTTTACGGCGATGCAGTTATAGCACTGCTTATTCAATCGATAGATCCGCGCCAGATTTGTCCAACTTTGAAGATGTGTCCAACTGCCAGCTTAGATGTCGAGATATTTGCTCCAGCCCCGGTCGAGGTATCCATTACAGCGCGGGGTGATAAAGACAAACCAACTTGTCCACTCTGCCTTTTTGCGGTTAGTCAGCTGGAGGAGTCGGTTAAAACAGATCGATCGAAGGAAAATATCAAGAGTGCACTGAATAAACTTTGCACGCACTTGTCACCCAAGCTACGCCTGGAATGCAATGATTTTGTTGACACATACACAGCTGAACTTGTCGAAATGCTTGCATCTGATTTCACACCACAAGAAATCTGTGTTTTCCTTAAGCTTTGCGTTGACCAACGCCCAGATCTTAGTCTTCTCGGTATGGAACTTGACTATGAGAAGCGTTCATCGCACCAAAAGTCAGACATATTAGTATCCTCATCAGGTGACATTGAGACAAATGAAATACCTGACATTACTGTCAACGGAGAAATTACGATTGATCACACACTGATGAGTAGTTCACCTGAGTGTCTTGTTTGCCAGGAGATGGTCAAAGAAGTCGAGAAACgggtgcaaaataaaaaaagcaaggaACAAATTAAACAGGCTCTAGAACACGCATGTGATCGTCTGCGGAAATATAAGACCAAGTGTGAGAAATACATCGATCAGCATAGTGACCAAATCATTGATCTGGTAATGAAACAGCTTTCTCCAAAGGAAATTTGCAACGCGTTGGGATTCTGTATTCCTGCTCAAGAAATCATCGATGACT TAGTAATAGATGAGGCGCTATTCGAATACTTCGGGGAAGATGGAGTCATAAAATTTACTAAGGATTTTTTGATTTCATCAAAGCGTGTCGATACAGGTTTGGAGAAGAATCAACCAGCTCAGTGTGCAATCTGTGAATTCATAATGGTCAAGCTAGAATCGGAACTAGCTGACAATAAAACTCGTACTGAAATCGAAAACGCTGTTCGAACCGTTTGTGATAAGATGCCAGGCACAATTACCAAACAATGCGACAAATTGATCGATCAATATGGCGAGTTCATCATCAAATTCCTGCAGACGTTACCACCTAAAGCAATTTGCACCCAACTGGATTTATGTAAAGAACAACTAAGTCGCTTAAAGCAATCTGAAC TTGAAATTGTAAAATGCGCTGTTTGCCACGGCGTTGTTAAAAATCTTTATGAATTGATGGCTAACGATGACATAAAAGGCCATGTAATGAACAATGTGAATAGTGTTTGTAATTCACTTCAGGGAGATTACTTCACACTGTGTGAGAAGCTGTTCACTATGTATGGTATGAATATGATGTACCAGCTGAAGCATTCCGTTCGAAAGGAATACGTGTGCATTAACATCAATATGTGCAGTAAGTCAACACTGCTGACACTTCCAGAATTCGCTTCAGACGAGCATGCTGTGGATCAATCTTTTAAAGCGCGTGTAGAAAATGAGGAAACTATGTTAGTCAGAATAAACTAA
- the LOC120906818 gene encoding prosaposin isoform X3, whose translation MKSRLLGLVCLVMLAINPVQSSPVKQTINGNKILLGAKECTWGPSYWCSNIENAKTCAAVSHCIQTVWEKQHYPVDNDEICNICLDMVKQARDQLESNETQADLKAVFEGSCNLIPIKLVKKECRKLADDFIPELVEALASQMNPNAVCSVAGLCNNAAIDKLLEEMIVLNPEQEVQGIEANEREPAVTGDTFNCDECHTISNLIQKRFRSTDRDSVLESILQICGKMSSYSDACSNIVLTYFGVMYEHLERNLKVEGVCHLSGVCAAQFHLHENNKRKDLIEARSMGDVGILRVAGDDVPCKLCEQLVDHLRDVLIANTTELEFKEVLEGLCNQTKSFADECHSLVEQYYREIYETLVNNLNSNDACFIIGICPKEDGVVSNGIVMPLLSVAVADRHERTEMYKRMNRPLLGHNELILSASEVQQAQLPIDRIMSAPSGLNLIENGKFCTLCEYFMHFVQEALSEPANEDEIKKVIEVTCNRLPSSIRGECHNFVDVYGDAVIALLIQSIDPRQICPTLKMCPTASLDVEIFAPAPVEVSITARGDKDKPTCPLCLFAVSQLEESVKTDRSKENIKSALNKLCTHLSPKLRLECNDFVDTYTAELVEMLASDFTPQEICVFLKLCVDQRPDLSLLGMELDYEKRSSHQKSDILVSSSGDIETNEIPDITVNGEITIDHTLMSSSPECLVCQEMVKEVEKRVQNKKSKEQIKQALEHACDRLRKYKTKCEKYIDQHSDQIIDLVMKQLSPKEICNALGFCIPAQEIIDDFDKQL comes from the exons ATGAAGTCTCGTTTGCTGGGGCTTGTTTGCCTTGTTATGCTGG CAATAAATCCCGTGCAATCTTCACccgtaaaacaaacaattaacgGCAACAAAATTCTGTTAGGTGCTAAGGAATGCACTTGGGGGCCATCTTACTGGTGTTCTAATATCGA GAATGCTAAGACATGTGCCGCTGTATCACACTGTATTCAAACAGTTTGGGAAAAGCAGCACTATCCGGTGGATAATGATGAGATCTGCAACATTTGTCTGGACATGGTGAAGCAGGCACGTGATCAACTGGAGAGCAATGAAACGCAGGCCGATTTAAAAGCCGTCTTCGAAGGTTCCTGCAACTTGATTCCGATAAAGTTAGTGAAAAAAGAATGTCGCAAATTAGCTGACGATTTTATACCCGAGTTAGTGGAGGCTCTCGCTTCGCAAATGAATCCAAACGCTGTATGCAGCGTAGCTGGGCTATGTAACAATGCCGCCATTGATAAACTATTAGAAGAGATGATAGTATTAAACCCTGAACAGGAAGTACAAGGCATTGAAGCGAATGAGAGGGAACCTGCAGTAACTGGTGATACTTTCAACTGCGACGAGTGCCATACGATTTCCAACCTAATTCAAAAACGCTTCCGTTCGACTGATCGGGATAGCGTTTTGGAGAGTATACTACAAATCTGCGGCAAAATGTCATCATATTCGGATGCTTGCTCGAACATTGTGCTGACATACTTTGGGGTGATGTATGAGCATTTGGAACGTAATTTAAAAGTAGAAGGCGTGTGTCATCTTAGTGGAGTTTGCGCAGCGCAGTTCCATCTACATGAAAATAACAAACGAAAAGATCTGATTGAGGCGAGATCAATGGGAGATGTCGGTATACTACGAGTGGCTGGCGACGATGTTCCGTGCAAACTATGTGAGCAATTGGTGGATCATTTGCGCGATGTTTTGATTGCGAATACGACTGAGTTAGAGTTTAAAGAGGTATTGGAGGGTCTGTGTAATCAGACCAAGAGTTTTGCCGATGAATGCCATAGTCTTGTTGAACAATACTATCGTGAAATCTATGAGACCTTGGTGAACAATCTGAATAGCAACGATGCGTGTTTCATAATTGGTATCTGTCCGAAGGAAGACGGTGTGGTCAGTAATGGCATAGTCATGCCTTTGTTATCGGTGGCAGTTGCGGATCGACATGAACGGACCGAGATGTACAAACGAATGAATCGCCCATTGCTAGGACATAACGAACTTATACTGTCGGCATCAGAAGTGCAGCAGGCTCAGCTACCGATTGATCGTATTATGAGTGCACCTAGCGGCCTAAACTTGATCGAGAACGGCAAATTCTGCACATTGTGCGAGTACTTTATGCATTTCGTACAGGAAGCATTAAGCGAACCAGCAAATGaggatgaaattaaaaaagtaATCGAAGTCACATGTAATCGATTGCCGTCGTCTATTCGCGGTGAATGCCATAACTTTGTAGATGTTTACGGCGATGCAGTTATAGCACTGCTTATTCAATCGATAGATCCGCGCCAGATTTGTCCAACTTTGAAGATGTGTCCAACTGCCAGCTTAGATGTCGAGATATTTGCTCCAGCCCCGGTCGAGGTATCCATTACAGCGCGGGGTGATAAAGACAAACCAACTTGTCCACTCTGCCTTTTTGCGGTTAGTCAGCTGGAGGAGTCGGTTAAAACAGATCGATCGAAGGAAAATATCAAGAGTGCACTGAATAAACTTTGCACGCACTTGTCACCCAAGCTACGCCTGGAATGCAATGATTTTGTTGACACATACACAGCTGAACTTGTCGAAATGCTTGCATCTGATTTCACACCACAAGAAATCTGTGTTTTCCTTAAGCTTTGCGTTGACCAACGCCCAGATCTTAGTCTTCTCGGTATGGAACTTGACTATGAGAAGCGTTCATCGCACCAAAAGTCAGACATATTAGTATCCTCATCAGGTGACATTGAGACAAATGAAATACCTGACATTACTGTCAACGGAGAAATTACGATTGATCACACACTGATGAGTAGTTCACCTGAGTGTCTTGTTTGCCAGGAGATGGTCAAAGAAGTCGAGAAACgggtgcaaaataaaaaaagcaaggaACAAATTAAACAGGCTCTAGAACACGCATGTGATCGTCTGCGGAAATATAAGACCAAGTGTGAGAAATACATCGATCAGCATAGTGACCAAATCATTGATCTGGTAATGAAACAGCTTTCTCCAAAGGAAATTTGCAACGCGTTGGGATTCTGTATTCCTGCTCAAGAAATCATCGATGACT
- the LOC120906818 gene encoding prosaposin isoform X2, producing MKSRLLGLVCLVMLAINPVQSSPVKQTINGNKILLGAKECTWGPSYWCSNIENAKTCAAVSHCIQTVWEKQHYPVDNDEICNICLDMVKQARDQLESNETQADLKAVFEGSCNLIPIKLVKKECRKLADDFIPELVEALASQMNPNAVCSVAGLCNNAAIDKLLEEMIVLNPEQEVQGIEANEREPAVTGDTFNCDECHTISNLIQKRFRSTDRDSVLESILQICGKMSSYSDACSNIVLTYFGVMYEHLERNLKVEGVCHLSGVCAAQFHLHENNKRKDLIEARSMGDVGILRVAGDDVPCKLCEQLVDHLRDVLIANTTELEFKEVLEGLCNQTKSFADECHSLVEQYYREIYETLVNNLNSNDACFIIGICPKEDGVVSNGIVMPLLSVAVADRHERTEMYKRMNRPLLGHNELILSASEVQQAQLPIDRIMSAPSGLNLIENGKFCTLCEYFMHFVQEALSEPANEDEIKKVIEVTCNRLPSSIRGECHNFVDVYGDAVIALLIQSIDPRQICPTLKMCPTASLDVEIFAPAPVEVSITARGDKDKPTCPLCLFAVSQLEESVKTDRSKENIKSALNKLCTHLSPKLRLECNDFVDTYTAELVEMLASDFTPQEICVFLKLCVDQRPDLSLLGMELDYEKRSSHQKSDILVSSSGDIETNEIPDITVNGEITIDHTLMSSSPECLVCQEMVKEVEKRVQNKKSKEQIKQALEHACDRLRKYKTKCEKYIDQHSDQIIDLVMKQLSPKEICNALGFCIPAQEIIDDLVIDEALFEYFGEDGVIKFTKDFLISSKRVDTGLEKNQPAQCAICEFIMVKLESELADNKTRTEIENAVRTVCDKMPGTITKQCDKLIDQYGEFIIKFLQTLPPKAICTQLDLCKEQLSRLKQSELDKQL from the exons ATGAAGTCTCGTTTGCTGGGGCTTGTTTGCCTTGTTATGCTGG CAATAAATCCCGTGCAATCTTCACccgtaaaacaaacaattaacgGCAACAAAATTCTGTTAGGTGCTAAGGAATGCACTTGGGGGCCATCTTACTGGTGTTCTAATATCGA GAATGCTAAGACATGTGCCGCTGTATCACACTGTATTCAAACAGTTTGGGAAAAGCAGCACTATCCGGTGGATAATGATGAGATCTGCAACATTTGTCTGGACATGGTGAAGCAGGCACGTGATCAACTGGAGAGCAATGAAACGCAGGCCGATTTAAAAGCCGTCTTCGAAGGTTCCTGCAACTTGATTCCGATAAAGTTAGTGAAAAAAGAATGTCGCAAATTAGCTGACGATTTTATACCCGAGTTAGTGGAGGCTCTCGCTTCGCAAATGAATCCAAACGCTGTATGCAGCGTAGCTGGGCTATGTAACAATGCCGCCATTGATAAACTATTAGAAGAGATGATAGTATTAAACCCTGAACAGGAAGTACAAGGCATTGAAGCGAATGAGAGGGAACCTGCAGTAACTGGTGATACTTTCAACTGCGACGAGTGCCATACGATTTCCAACCTAATTCAAAAACGCTTCCGTTCGACTGATCGGGATAGCGTTTTGGAGAGTATACTACAAATCTGCGGCAAAATGTCATCATATTCGGATGCTTGCTCGAACATTGTGCTGACATACTTTGGGGTGATGTATGAGCATTTGGAACGTAATTTAAAAGTAGAAGGCGTGTGTCATCTTAGTGGAGTTTGCGCAGCGCAGTTCCATCTACATGAAAATAACAAACGAAAAGATCTGATTGAGGCGAGATCAATGGGAGATGTCGGTATACTACGAGTGGCTGGCGACGATGTTCCGTGCAAACTATGTGAGCAATTGGTGGATCATTTGCGCGATGTTTTGATTGCGAATACGACTGAGTTAGAGTTTAAAGAGGTATTGGAGGGTCTGTGTAATCAGACCAAGAGTTTTGCCGATGAATGCCATAGTCTTGTTGAACAATACTATCGTGAAATCTATGAGACCTTGGTGAACAATCTGAATAGCAACGATGCGTGTTTCATAATTGGTATCTGTCCGAAGGAAGACGGTGTGGTCAGTAATGGCATAGTCATGCCTTTGTTATCGGTGGCAGTTGCGGATCGACATGAACGGACCGAGATGTACAAACGAATGAATCGCCCATTGCTAGGACATAACGAACTTATACTGTCGGCATCAGAAGTGCAGCAGGCTCAGCTACCGATTGATCGTATTATGAGTGCACCTAGCGGCCTAAACTTGATCGAGAACGGCAAATTCTGCACATTGTGCGAGTACTTTATGCATTTCGTACAGGAAGCATTAAGCGAACCAGCAAATGaggatgaaattaaaaaagtaATCGAAGTCACATGTAATCGATTGCCGTCGTCTATTCGCGGTGAATGCCATAACTTTGTAGATGTTTACGGCGATGCAGTTATAGCACTGCTTATTCAATCGATAGATCCGCGCCAGATTTGTCCAACTTTGAAGATGTGTCCAACTGCCAGCTTAGATGTCGAGATATTTGCTCCAGCCCCGGTCGAGGTATCCATTACAGCGCGGGGTGATAAAGACAAACCAACTTGTCCACTCTGCCTTTTTGCGGTTAGTCAGCTGGAGGAGTCGGTTAAAACAGATCGATCGAAGGAAAATATCAAGAGTGCACTGAATAAACTTTGCACGCACTTGTCACCCAAGCTACGCCTGGAATGCAATGATTTTGTTGACACATACACAGCTGAACTTGTCGAAATGCTTGCATCTGATTTCACACCACAAGAAATCTGTGTTTTCCTTAAGCTTTGCGTTGACCAACGCCCAGATCTTAGTCTTCTCGGTATGGAACTTGACTATGAGAAGCGTTCATCGCACCAAAAGTCAGACATATTAGTATCCTCATCAGGTGACATTGAGACAAATGAAATACCTGACATTACTGTCAACGGAGAAATTACGATTGATCACACACTGATGAGTAGTTCACCTGAGTGTCTTGTTTGCCAGGAGATGGTCAAAGAAGTCGAGAAACgggtgcaaaataaaaaaagcaaggaACAAATTAAACAGGCTCTAGAACACGCATGTGATCGTCTGCGGAAATATAAGACCAAGTGTGAGAAATACATCGATCAGCATAGTGACCAAATCATTGATCTGGTAATGAAACAGCTTTCTCCAAAGGAAATTTGCAACGCGTTGGGATTCTGTATTCCTGCTCAAGAAATCATCGATGACT TAGTAATAGATGAGGCGCTATTCGAATACTTCGGGGAAGATGGAGTCATAAAATTTACTAAGGATTTTTTGATTTCATCAAAGCGTGTCGATACAGGTTTGGAGAAGAATCAACCAGCTCAGTGTGCAATCTGTGAATTCATAATGGTCAAGCTAGAATCGGAACTAGCTGACAATAAAACTCGTACTGAAATCGAAAACGCTGTTCGAACCGTTTGTGATAAGATGCCAGGCACAATTACCAAACAATGCGACAAATTGATCGATCAATATGGCGAGTTCATCATCAAATTCCTGCAGACGTTACCACCTAAAGCAATTTGCACCCAACTGGATTTATGTAAAGAACAACTAAGTCGCTTAAAGCAATCTGAAC